In Rhinolophus sinicus isolate RSC01 linkage group LG18, ASM3656204v1, whole genome shotgun sequence, the sequence TGGACAAGCAGCAGAGTGGGGTCCCTGGAGGGGGTACTGGGGCTGCAGATGCCTTCCTAGTAACAACCACCGTCAGACCTCAGGTTATAGCAGCAAACACTTCCACAATGCTTACtgcataccaggcactgttctagtcaCTTTACATGTGTCATCTCATGTCATCCTTACAGCAGCCCTGTGTATGAGGCTGGTactattattgtttccatttttcaaatgaggaaactgaggcagggagaggttAGGTAACCTGCCTTATAGAGTTATACAGTAGGTGAACGAGCTGGGGTTGTGGGCCAGGCCATCTAGCTCCAGTATTGGTAGGAAGAGCCTGCAAGTGGAAGGGACAGGGCAGGCTGCCAAGCCACAGGACCAGGTAGGACCTGATCCTTACAtggactgaaaggaaaacacacacacaccaccaacaCCAGCACATCCAAGACCCAATATACCTAATACCCACTTCTAGGCTGCTGAGAGGGCCTGAGCAACAGAGGACCATGACACAGAGATAGGGGTTCAGCTCTGGAGAGCCCCATTCCAAGAGCCATTTTCCCTAGATGGCCCCTCATCCCTATCCCCTGCACATACCACTCCACAAGGCTTTGAGCCCTGGGAACCTTAAGACACCATCCCAAAGCCCCGCGATTCCACCCAAAGACCACAAATAAAATTATGACTATCATAGTCTTGAGCAATTTAACAAAATCAGCAACAACTCCAAAACACAGCTGGGAACCAAGAAGGCATGTCAGCAAAGGctgagaagcagagagaggcaggTGGGCCCAGAGAGCTGAACCCACAGCAGTAAAAGCCTGCAGAGTGGTAACCCTCGATATTTCATAAGACCCTTCCATATCCTTCCTAACCTCACCTGGTACTGTTCAACTTTTACCTTAGGCAAGATGGAAATAACCAGGGagaaactgagccccagagaggAGCAATGAATTGTGTTATCACACCCAGAACTAGCAGTGAGATATCCAAAATTCCTTCCACTGTACCACTCGAGCTTGAGACGGAGTATGAGAGatagacagaggcagagagaaaaggggtGGGGTTCAAGGGGGCAGAGGCTGATACGGATCAcccaagagaagggaagaaaccCTTCCTTAGGACCATCAGAGGAGCCCACGGACCAGAGCTTGGCTCCTGAAAAGCCCTCCAAGCCTTAATTTTCCGGTGGCTTGATGTATAgatcatataaaatgtattatatatgttggattgaagtttgcaaaacaagttgtttactagttgggacaggactatggccgcaCATGTGTGAAACTGATcagagtgaagtaaaaaacatgtttttgtgtgaaactgagcataacaaaattgagtgataaacaccttcaccaaaacaacttctggttatcacctaagagataacaactcctggcaaaccacttctggttatcacctaagaagtaaacaagtccaaggaaaagaagataaaagcagaactccagagcagtGCTGTGAGTGGTCCAACTGTGCGCTCCGGCTAAGATCCTCTGCAAGATGCAAGCTGCGATACTCCTGGACTCTCCGAAGTTCTTCCTCgcaagaccagctcgcctcagacccTTCGTGGGCCCAGTCGCCTCTCCCGGACCAGGAACCTTCTCCATCccgattgactctgggacttggttcgttattaaagTCTATTCTACTCTGTacaaccttctgtgcttaccagagcattggcctctggagggatattggctcccaaataaagctgtgttacttaCTCTATCTGAATCTGTGTGTCGGGATGTTGTTCCCCACTCATGTCGCAAGTACCAGGCAGGGACAAACGTAGGGCCCtgccgaggggttaatgtccccttgactttcaggaagagactgaagtgTAGCGAATGGCCTTATAGGTGCTGGCAACACTTGATCAGTGTGGCAGCAttctcattccttcattcctgctcccagcccagctgcgttctaaaggaaagagaagaaggatcaAAACCCTCATACAGAATCAGACAGCACTTGCCAGTTTCCAACCTCATAAACATTGAACTTCACAGCAGAGAATACCCGTAAAGATTATCTCCCCATCCCCCTACCGCCTCCTATTGCGTAGATGGGAGATGGAAGCCCAAAGACGACAAGTGACTTTCCAGAAGTACACAGCACCTCAGGCATAGGAGTCTAGGTTTCCTTACCAGGACATACTAGAGATGGGACATTCCTTCCCCTACTTGAACCTTCATAAAAGCTCCCTGGGAAAGAGCCCTGGGATCCAGGGGACCTGTCATTCACTCCGGGTGTGCTGAGACTCAATCTGCCGCCTTGGGGACTCTCCCTAATGCATGTAAGTTCCACAAGTGCAAGGTATTCTTATCTGTTAGGCTGTGATGTATCTCTGGCTCCTAGAACTGTGTCTGGCCCATATTAAGTGCCCCATAAATaactactgaatgaatgaatgtctctaGAGGGTCATGAGTAGGGTAGCGTCACTGTGAAAGCCTGAAGCCTGGAGGAGAAGACCAAGGAACCGTGAGCTTTCTCTCCAGACACGTGAAAAGCTAATGCTCTGTCCACAAATAGTTATTGAGAGTCCATTAGGTGCTAGGGACGGAACTAGGCGCTGGGGATTCAGGTGAAAACCAAACAGTCATGGCCGTACTTCCAGAGCTCTCAGTTCCCGTTCAAGTGGAAGAGTGCGCAGGACTTTCGTGTGGGCCCTGGAGGGCAGACCCAGGTGTGAGGCAACCGGCTCAATACAATCCAGACCAGGCTTTTCTCAGCCTAACGCCCTGAAATGATCTGGCTGCTCAGAAAGTGGTGAGCGCGGCGGCCTGCAGTGTTCAAGCGGGGCGCCAGCCGCCCACGTCAGAGGCTGCGCCCCGAGTCTGCGGGAGGAGAGAGTTCTGCCTCGAGTGAAGTCACTTCCCACCCTCAGCTTCTCTGCCTTCAAAACCCTGCAGTTCTCTGACGCTGGAGCTTAGCATTTTCTGAATTTCAAGGTCCCATCGTGCTGACAGCCTCCAATTCTAGGTCGTCAGTCTGCACACGCCCCTGGACTCAAAAGCAATAGAGCCGAGTTCAATGGCCCTGCCACCCAGGGCCTCACAAGGTCTCTGGAGAGAGTCAGCGCCCCCTCCCCGCCTCGTGGGAGCTGGAGGGCCGTAGCTCGGGCGCCGGAGGCCCCGGGGACGTCGTGGCGAGGAGTGTTCCAAGAGACGAGTTCTGTTGACAGAATCCGGGACTCGTGACAGTCAGAGTCACGTTCGGTGGCCCAGGAGGCTGGGACCGGGCCAGTCACGTGGGGCGAGGGGAGTACCATGGGGTGATGTGAGATGCAGGGCCGCTCCGATTACATACACATGACGCATTCCCACTCCTTTTGGCAACAGGACTTCGGTTGGAAGATGCCACAGTTCCGGTCAAGGGGGCGGGCTCTCACATCCTGGCAGTTGTGCTTCCGTTCGGGGCGCTGTCGCTTCCGACCTCCGCCTTGCTCTCGGGTGGGGAAGAGTCGCCACCCGGTGCGCATGCCCCGAGTCAACCCAGAGTGGGCGGGGCCGAGGCTGCTGGAGCGGgagggggggaaagaaaagggaattccGACCTGTGGAACCCTGGGGGTCACTGTGGTCGTCTCCTTCCCATTGACTGTGGATGGTGTCAGGGACAGAGCCTCTGGGCGGCTCGCGGGGGGTTTGGGGGTCCGCAGGGGGAGGGCAGACGGGGAGTGTCAGGGTGTGAGTGGGGTACGGGAGTTCCAAACTTAGAATCTTGAGGCCCTCGGGGCTGAGGCGCTGGGAAGAGGGAGCTCGGGCCGCCATGCGGGACAGGACCCATGAGCTGAGGCAGGTGAGAAGTCGGGGCTGCAGGGGTGGGACGGGAGGACAGGCTGGGGTCTGGCTGGAAGGCAGGGCTCCTGGTCTTCGGAGCAGGGAGGGGTGGCTTGAGGGCTAGGAAGACCCGGAAGCCCGAGAGTCCTGCGGGGACAGAGCCACAGCAAGGAAGTGATGCCAGTGAACCCGGCCCTGGCAGGGGGATGACAGCTCGGACGACGAGGACAAGGAGCGGGTCGCCCTGGTGGTACACCCGGGCACGGCACGGCTGGGGAGCCCGGACGATGAGTTCTTCCAGAAGGTAAAAGGCTGGGGTCTCCGTCAGGATTCACGAGGGGGCTGGAGGACCCGAGGGGCAGTGCGGTCTGGAGTACCCCCATATCTCCTTCAGCCCTCTCGGTCACCCTTCCCAGGTCCGGACAATTCGGCAGGCTATTGTCAAGCTGGAGAATAAAGTCCGAGAGTTGGAGAAGCAGCAGGTCACCATCCTGGCCACGCCCCTTCCCGAGGAGAGTGAGTGAAAACCTGGATCCAGAACGCGCGCACGCTCAACCAGAGGGATTCTGGGGATTGTAGTCCCACGCAGGTGGTGGTCAGGGAGATGTGTTGATGTAGGGACTGCTTTCTCTTGTTCAGGCATGAAACAGGACCTGCAGAACCTGCGCGACGAGATCAAACAGTTGGGGAGGGAGATCCGCGGGCAGCTGAAGGGTGAGCTCCTAGGACTGCAGACACATCCTTTCCTGGGGTCCTGCCCAGCTCCTGACAGATCTGGGGAGTGTGTGCTCCAGAGAAGCCAGTGATAAATCCAGGTCACAGCAGTCTAGAATGTCCATCTCCCAGGTTGCCAGTCCATAGCACTTTGCACAGCACATGGCTGCTTCTCAGGTTCCTTTATTATGAAACCGTTTACTCCTACAGTTCTTGCTGCCCAGTGTGCCTTCTTTGGGCAGGAAGATGAGGGTTTAGTTCTGTGGCCTCTGCATAGCTGTGGGAATTCTCTGATGTATTGCaaagataaatgtattttctcctgtCAGAGGCCCAGAATTAGTCATTTAGTGATAAATTATATGTCCCGAAAAAATCTTATGGAGATAAGCACCTCCCTATTGGGTGGCTGGGGTATGGCCCTGGCCTTGTGTCCTGATGCCCAAACAATTTTCAGAAGCTACAGgtcaaaccccctcccccacaacacCTTTGTTCTTCCCACAGCCATAGAGCCCCAGAAGGAGGAAGCCGATGAAAATTATAATTCGGTCAACACAAGAATGAGAAAAACCCAGGTGGGTTTGTTATTCCCAGAAGGAACACGTTTCAGTatgcattctctttttttttaattaattaattttttttattggggaaggggaacaggactttattggggaacagtgtgtacttccaggccttttttccaagtcaagttgtcctttcaatcttaattgtggagggtgccattcagcttcaagttgttgtcctttcagtagtagttgtggagggcacagctcagctccaggtccagttgccatttctagttgcagggggcacagcccttgcgggaccatcccttgcggaactcgaggagttgaaccggcaaccttgtggttgagagcccactggcccatgtgggaatcgaaccggcagccttcggagttaggagcctggagctctaaccgcctgagccaccgggccggccctcagtATGTGTTTTATAGATCATTAGATGACAGAAGTAAGAAGGAAAGGTGCTTGGAGATCAAGTCCAACCTGATGATTTtccaaatggggaaactgagactcagagagaggaAGGACTCACTCAAGGTCAAGAAGCCAGATTCTTCTGATTCCCAGTCCATTTTAACACCCTGCCTTCTTCTGCTCCATTCAATGAGAAGTTGCTGATTCCCCAGAGGTGACCTGGGCTCAGCTGTGGGAGACATGCTTTTAGGAGACAAGGGAGGGAGTTAAGCTTGACTAGGTAACAAGAATATTACTCAGGTAGGACTTGGTAGTTAGTGACTGCCCACGAAGAAGAGAGCGCAATCATGAATGACTGGGAGGTTTCCTGCCCAGGTGGCAGGGACACCCTCTGCTCCGTGGGCAGAATTCAAGAAGCCAGGAAAAGGAACCTCCTGGGATCACTGAATCAACATCTTTGGAAGGAGATTTGAGGTGATCTGACTGGCCCCTGCTGTGTGTCCATTGAGAAGTGGTTTGCAGTTCTTGGAGGTCAGAGTCAGAGTAGGTGGGCTCAGAGCTCAGCAAGGAGCCCAGATTAAAGATGGCACAATTTGGGTATCTTGAAAGGGTGTAGCTGAGGCCAGGAGAGCAAGGAACTCCAAGGAATAAGGCATCAGAGACATGGACAAGGCAGGAGGGCATTTCAAAAGGGACCCATGGTCATCAGTGGGAGAGGCTGGGGGCCCAGGTGGGCTTGTAAAATCTGGGCATCAGGCTGAACTGTATGCAGACTAGCACCAGTCCATTCTAAGAAGTGAGACTGGTTTCAACAGGTATTCAACAAGCAGCTGTTTGGGGTCCAGTGTTGAACCAAAgatccctgtcctcagggagcttataTTCCCATGAGGGGAGACAATTGTCATCATCCCTAAGAACATGATTGTATAACGTCATTAAGTATTAAGGGGAAAGATGCAGGAGAAGAGGGATTGAAAGTGCTGGGAGAAGGCTTGTAATTTCAGTAAGGTGGAGACAGTTCTGTTCAGAAGGTACCATCGGAACTTAAGACCTTGTGGGGCCTGAGTGTTTTGGCCGAAGGAGCAGTGAGTGCAGAGTCTGGAGGTGGGGTGTGTTCTGtgcaggaagaggaaggagccCACTGCAGctggagggagtgagggaggcactgtgggaggaggtgggtctgagggaggctgggggagggcaggtcCAGGCCCTGGTAACAACCTTGCAAGGTCACGAAGGCAGCAGGTCCCTAGAAAGCCTGTGCTGCTGGCTCACGAAGTGCCGAGGCCCAGACAGGGTGGGGATCCTCCCAGCGGTGCCCAGCGCATATTGTCATCCTCAGCACGGGGTCCTGTCCCAGCAATTTGTGGAGCTCATCAACAAGTGCAACTCCATGCAGTCCGAGTACCGAGAGAAGAACGTGGAGCGCATTCGGAGGCAGCTGAAGATCAGTGAGTCGCGGCGCCTGGCTGCCGGGTGGGGGGCCTGACCCGGCTCTGAATCTGGCCGTTTCCTTCACAGCCAACGCTGGGATGGTGTCCGATGAGGAGCTCGAGCAGATGCTGGACAGTGGGCAGAGTGAGGTGTTTGTGTCCAATGTAAGTGGCCACGCCTGCCGGCCGCCCTCGGCTGGGCCTGCCgtcctctcccagccctggccctTTACAACAGGGGACACTGAGGCCAGAAGGGAATGAATCCTTATGCCTCGAGTCCCGGAGCAAGGCGCTGCCCTGTTCTAGGCCAAAGGGCTGCCCCAAAGCCCAGCAGGAACTTTTGAACTGACACTGGTTTCCCTGTTACCTGTCCCTCCACCCTTGTCCACTTCCAGATACTGAAGGACACACAGGTGACTCGACAGGCCCTAAATGAGATCTCAGCCCGGCACAGTGAGATCCAGCAGCTTGAACGCAGTATCCGTGAACTTCACGAGATCTTCACTTTTCTGGCAACGGAGGTGGAGATGCAGGTCGGTACCCCAGGGAGCTGGCTGGCCTTAACCCAGACTCCAGATGTCAGACTATTTAGTCAGAAGCCCAGCTGTGACCgtcagcccacccccacccttagCCTGTGTGTCCGAGGCTTTTGTTCCCCTCCAGACTGGGCCATGCCCCCAGGCTGgccctttcttcatctgtagcCAACACCCCAGAATTGAATCTACCTCTACAGCTAGGCAGGTGGCCACTTCTCTGTGCACAGCATTCCTCAGCCACGAGCTTGAGGCCCTGCCCAGGCGTGGCCCCAACCCTCCTTTACCAATAGAAGCTAGCCTATACCTCTAAGAGCTGTACTCAGAGTTTCCTCCTAGAGGGCATGCCTCCTAAAATCTGGACAAGGTTCTGATGGGACGTGGTGTTGTGTTCTTCCCCTGGGCCTGATGCTTGGGGTGAGGTGGCCTCCAGCCCTGTCCTGGACGACCAGACCCATGAGTGCTGCAGCCGACGCCCTGTTACTGCTGGGAGTGGTGGGGAACGGGTTGCATTCAGCAGGAGTACCAGAACCTGGAGGCTGGCAGTGCCACGAGGAGGCAGGGGTAGGAAGGGCCTTGCAGCTGCTGGGAGACAGGCCTAGAATAATAGGCAAATTCAGACAATTTTGTGAGGGGACAAACGTTCACCCTCTGAAAAGGTAGGAGTCATTTAAGGCACTTGGTTCCAAGCTGACTTCCAAACTGCAAACAGAGGTTGTATGGGGCCAGGGAGCAGGAGGGCAGAAGCCACCCTTAGGAGCGTGACCGTGTGTCAGATGGGTCCTGCCTCCACGTCTCTGTTAGTGCACCGTTTTTGGCCAGGAGTGTCCTTGGGTCATTTGGGGCTGGGGTGGCAGAGTGGACTGCTGGGCCCTCCTCGCCCAGTCACCCCTGCCTGCCTGAACGGCCACGTCCTCGGAGCAGGGGGAGATGATCAATCGGATTGAAAAGAACATCCTGAGCTCAGCGGACTACGTGGAACGTGGGCAGGAACATGTCAAGATGGCCCTGGAGAACCAGAAGAAGGCTCGGAAGGTGAGCGTCCAGCCCCAGCCCGGCAGGCAGGCCTGGAGGGCCACTGCTCCCTGCTGTGTGGGTTTCCCTGACGCCCTCTTCTCCCACAGAAGAAAGTGTTGATCGCCATCTGTGTGTCCATCACGGTCCTCATTCTGGCAGTTATCATTTGCATCTCCATATTCGTTTGACAGCATCGTACCTTCTCGGTGAGATACTGTGGGCCTGCCCCCtggcctgccccctccctggcccgagcctgtccccctcccctcagaccctcttctcccccttcccttgTAGGCACTAAGAGCAGCAGGGACCCAGGGTCTGCCTTCTCTTCCAGCAGCTGGGGCAGTAGGGGGGGCAGGACAAAGCCTCCAGCCGGGACCCCTTCCTCTCACTGGTCATGTGCAGAGGAACAGACGGCTCTTCTGGGGTTGGCAGCCACTTGTTCACAGGCTCCCCCCTTGGGCTATGatgcctggggaggggaggacggACTACAGTGTCCTATTTGGCGGGGACACATGGTTttgtaagaaattaaaaaaaaaaaaaaagttggaaattCACCTGTGCTTGTGTGTTCCTGGAAGCACTGGCACGGGGCCTGCAGGGGTCATTTCCCCACCTCCTGGCTATTCTTGGGGCAGGCTCAAATCAGGCTGTTCTAGCACTGTCACTACAGCTACTCCCCCACAGGAacaggcctgggtggggctgggagggggtaACAGCCACCTGGCGCTCAGTACTGTCCCTGGGGAAAGACCGCTGTGAGCACCTAAGGCAGAAGGGAAGCTGGGCCAGGTCATGCGGGGACACAggtgagatggggtggggggacaccCATCCGCCGGCATTCCCAAGGCCAAGAAGAGGCCCTGTAACTTGTTATTTTGGATGCAGTGGACAAGGAATAGACTGTCTGGGGAGGGGTGACATCCGAACGGGATGGAGCCAGTGAAGGGAAGACAGGAAGAGGTTGCCAGGCCAGGTCCCACTGCGGTCCAGTCCCCATGCCCAGAAAAAAGCAATGCATTTTATGTACGAGTTTGGCCTGAAGGGCCAGCGGCTCCGGGGCCGCAGTCCCCGTTCCTAAAGCGTTATGTGGCTGAAGcaggtggaggaggcaggaaagaacCTGGTTTCCGCGAGGCACCCGAGCCCCAGGCCCTGACTCCAAATTTCTGAGTCCAAGTCCAGATGCCGACTTGGAGCCAGGCGTGGTGCCAGTACCCAGACACCTGGTTTCAGGTCTAAGCCGTCTCCTGCTTCCGAAGCCTGGTTGGAATACGGCGGCGACTGACCCCATCCAAGGTCCATCCACGGTCCGGGTTTCGGCCGCCATGCCCCATTCCACTTTCGACCCCACAGGCCTGTGCTGCGACTGTCGCAGCTGCTGCTCTTGGATAGCCAGCCCGGCCGGTCGGCCGCAGTACCGCTGGCTTCGGCCCCCGAGTGTGGAGCACACACGCGAGCTGTGGACAGGCTGACGCGATGTCCGTGTGTGGTCTCAGATTCCGCCCCTGGACCTGGACTGCGGGCGGGGCCAGacggctgggggcggggccagagGGGGGATCGCGCCCCAGACCCACATcctgctgctctgcctgctgCTCTGCCTCCCGCCGCGGCGGGGTGCCCGCCTGCCGCTCCTCCTGGTGGCCCTGGAGACCTGCGCCCGGTGCGAGTGCGTACATTTGGCCACGAGTATATGGGGCGTGGTGGAGGTGGTGACTGGGTCGCAACTGGAAAACGATTGGCCAGCGGACCTCAACGTCGTTCCGGGAGTCCTGGGGCACTGAGCACCCCCGGATTAAACAGATGATAAGAAGCTGTCCGAACCTGCTGAGGCCTCAGAGGTCGGCCTTAGTAGTTTGAGCTTTTCCTGTGGGCTAGGGGACGCCTGGAAGGTTTTTGAACAGGTGAGTGGCAGGTTTGGAGCAGATGTAGCAAACGGGGAGCCATGCACGGGCTCCCGTGTGTATGCCCCTTCTCTGTGGGAAACTGACACGAGTGAGGAGCTAAGGGCAGGTTTTGCACTGAAATCC encodes:
- the STX4 gene encoding syntaxin-4, translating into MRDRTHELRQGDDSSDDEDKERVALVVHPGTARLGSPDDEFFQKVRTIRQAIVKLENKVRELEKQQVTILATPLPEESMKQDLQNLRDEIKQLGREIRGQLKAIEPQKEEADENYNSVNTRMRKTQHGVLSQQFVELINKCNSMQSEYREKNVERIRRQLKITNAGMVSDEELEQMLDSGQSEVFVSNILKDTQVTRQALNEISARHSEIQQLERSIRELHEIFTFLATEVEMQGEMINRIEKNILSSADYVERGQEHVKMALENQKKARKKKVLIAICVSITVLILAVIICISIFV